From the genome of Candidatus Deferrimicrobium sp.:
AATCCAGGAAGAAGCGGGCTGGTACGTAGAAGAGCGGGAAGACGACCAGGAAGAAAGGCGCCGGACGGGGTTTCCGGTCCAGCACCAGGAAGGCGGGGACCATCAGGAACGTCATGTAGAGGAATTCGTACCATCCCAGATCATGGAACGCCATCCTCGCCAGCTCCGCTCGTGGCGGAAGTTCCGCCAGCCGGCCGGCCTCCTGGTAGAAGAAGGAGATGTAAGCCTGCGCCTCCGGGGATTTCAGGCTGATCCCCAGCGGGAACGTCGTGACCGAGCCGGGGTGGTCGTGGGCGACCGTGCAGGCAACGCGGCCGATCGCCCACGCGAACGGGAAGACGTACGCGATGGCGTCCAGGTATCGCCACCGGTCCGCCGCGCCGACATCCCGCGCCTTGAAGCGGAAAAAGAGCCAGAGCCCGAGG
Proteins encoded in this window:
- a CDS encoding prolipoprotein diacylglyceryl transferase family protein — encoded protein: HLYSVLAYFPREAMEDPLLLLKFWEDISSFGGFVGGLLGLWLFFRFKARDVGAADRWRYLDAIAYVFPFAWAIGRVACTVAHDHPGSVTTFPLGISLKSPEAQAYISFFYQEAGRLAELPPRAELARMAFHDLGWYEFLYMTFLMVPAFLVLDRKPRPAPFFLVVFPLFYVPARFFLDFLRISDARYFGLTPAQYAGIAVFLAAVILMVRLPRGMAKE